In Bacillus sp. SB49, a single window of DNA contains:
- a CDS encoding GNAT family N-acetyltransferase, whose translation MQTLNQVKVVEYEDRYAAGIAKMWNESRDEWGGDSAVTTEEDVMEKEGKSSNLNLFLAVIEEEVVGYCGLSEYREDKGALYIPLLNVHPDYHGKKIGKMLLKKAIDQTVAYGWPRLDLFTWPGNTKAVPLYKKCGFFWEDRDDTTHLMNFLPSILQLEMLKPFFEKNDWYETSSRLIEVRPDGIEEGKHTCYEYKWEADGSYVRVQFERTGRKIRLVETERLLVEMTASDFRVLEGGDSSITYRIRNYDPEPLTVHLRGAGDTSVRQGWQKDVQVSDEWKETVPLDVEAAGVAPNPWQAHPVAGMDIELNGCMTPLRMGFFPVKAGRVRVRTLKDHWLPGEEETVYLDLESEWKEPSHWTIHLPNQPLIDWEEKVIRTFVEANGRCSVPVPVRLVRNGCLEGNIHVTMEAPDGESLEFTSFLHASFPGKGAKFGGESDTHMYAYNGPFFLEVEKRNHIVEIGKTGAVNEPVVLMTPKLGLPYTEEFSKKMIHDVEFIELPECIVLKTTMISDSMTGLRMNVYMHLHGDGLVKVYHELINEGLEAKEAVSLLQPVYPKFEGLVMPVADGALTADDSLVPFVDDLPIKDLSENWLFTSPRTGETTGYAWSDDWKGRKDDWKFSLESYTDVLHPGEACRIGPLQIGIQTDRDWLEWRRYSEGSTGKILPIVPLFDMKADSTAMVGGDVVYTLQSRMNSYLDGTFRVERRQEIASRPIDKADQRHEADLSFQTRQAGIYEVKGFYQASGRETEFHKVELVKGAKQVEVSEKDGVWTVQNGVLAYKASSAYFPGIFSLVVDGREFLHHQYPQAEPKSWWNPWGGGLRYSLRGVNPFSILKEETRVTQVKRADQEGSIWEGICLSTTFQVHKERKGTTLHQYMLTLPEVPVVAAYADIEQDSGRTFTEDELTMESFWKPSDNLDSCYAVIDTNGPPQTFYAGVEEFDLSVSDIARIGSKDTGNSMTMVIPEDASGADIYMNKEVLLLAAKRSWRAADKGRVTTDPSVLMFGEIAAKDRSSFPKIAFRDNADADY comes from the coding sequence ATGCAGACGCTAAATCAGGTGAAAGTCGTGGAGTATGAAGATCGTTATGCCGCAGGGATTGCGAAGATGTGGAATGAGAGTAGAGACGAATGGGGAGGAGATTCGGCTGTAACGACGGAAGAAGATGTGATGGAGAAAGAGGGGAAATCTTCGAACCTCAACCTTTTTCTTGCCGTGATTGAGGAAGAAGTCGTCGGTTACTGCGGACTATCCGAGTACAGAGAAGACAAAGGAGCGCTCTATATCCCACTCTTGAATGTCCATCCCGATTATCATGGGAAGAAGATCGGTAAGATGCTGCTGAAGAAAGCTATCGACCAAACCGTTGCCTACGGCTGGCCTCGACTGGACTTATTTACATGGCCCGGAAATACGAAAGCTGTCCCGTTGTACAAGAAGTGCGGTTTCTTTTGGGAGGACAGGGATGATACGACTCACTTGATGAACTTCCTCCCGTCCATCCTCCAGTTGGAGATGCTGAAGCCCTTTTTCGAGAAGAACGATTGGTACGAAACGAGCAGTCGTCTCATTGAGGTAAGACCTGATGGCATCGAAGAGGGAAAACATACGTGCTATGAATATAAGTGGGAAGCAGACGGCTCGTATGTACGGGTCCAATTTGAGCGGACGGGGCGAAAAATCAGACTGGTGGAAACAGAGCGTTTACTGGTGGAAATGACTGCCTCTGATTTTCGAGTTCTGGAGGGAGGAGACAGTTCGATTACATACCGGATTCGGAATTATGATCCGGAGCCTCTCACCGTTCATTTGCGTGGAGCCGGGGATACCTCTGTCCGGCAAGGATGGCAGAAGGATGTACAGGTGAGTGATGAGTGGAAAGAAACGGTCCCGCTCGACGTCGAGGCGGCCGGTGTTGCTCCCAACCCGTGGCAGGCGCACCCTGTCGCCGGAATGGATATAGAATTAAATGGGTGTATGACACCGCTTCGGATGGGGTTCTTTCCGGTGAAAGCAGGCCGGGTGCGTGTCCGGACGCTTAAGGACCATTGGCTGCCGGGGGAAGAAGAGACCGTTTATCTCGATTTAGAGAGTGAATGGAAAGAGCCTTCCCACTGGACAATCCACCTTCCGAACCAGCCGTTGATCGACTGGGAGGAGAAGGTAATCCGCACGTTTGTGGAAGCGAACGGCCGCTGTTCTGTTCCTGTACCTGTCCGACTTGTAAGAAATGGCTGTCTTGAAGGAAACATCCATGTGACGATGGAAGCTCCTGATGGGGAAAGTCTGGAGTTCACTTCCTTTCTCCACGCTTCTTTTCCCGGAAAAGGGGCAAAATTCGGCGGGGAATCGGACACACATATGTATGCCTACAACGGCCCTTTTTTCCTTGAAGTGGAAAAGAGGAATCATATTGTAGAAATCGGAAAGACAGGCGCTGTTAATGAGCCGGTCGTCCTGATGACGCCAAAGCTGGGACTCCCTTACACAGAAGAATTCTCGAAAAAAATGATTCATGATGTCGAGTTCATTGAGCTTCCGGAATGCATCGTCCTGAAAACAACGATGATATCCGACAGTATGACAGGGCTGCGGATGAATGTGTACATGCATTTACATGGGGATGGATTGGTGAAAGTCTATCACGAATTAATTAATGAAGGACTGGAAGCCAAGGAGGCTGTCTCTCTACTCCAGCCTGTGTATCCAAAGTTCGAAGGGTTGGTGATGCCGGTAGCTGATGGTGCCCTAACCGCTGATGATTCTCTCGTGCCTTTCGTCGATGACCTTCCGATAAAAGATCTTTCTGAGAACTGGTTGTTCACTTCTCCTCGGACAGGAGAAACGACAGGCTATGCCTGGTCCGATGATTGGAAGGGAAGAAAGGATGATTGGAAATTCAGTTTGGAGTCTTATACGGACGTGCTGCATCCCGGTGAGGCGTGCCGGATCGGACCCCTTCAAATAGGCATTCAGACAGATCGGGATTGGCTTGAATGGCGCCGGTATTCGGAAGGAAGCACTGGAAAGATCCTGCCGATTGTCCCTTTATTTGATATGAAGGCAGACTCGACAGCAATGGTAGGAGGAGACGTCGTTTATACATTGCAGTCCCGGATGAACTCTTATTTGGATGGAACGTTCCGAGTGGAGCGACGGCAGGAGATAGCAAGCAGACCCATAGACAAAGCGGATCAGAGGCACGAGGCTGACCTCTCCTTTCAAACACGTCAGGCGGGCATTTATGAGGTGAAAGGATTCTATCAGGCGTCAGGCAGGGAGACGGAATTTCATAAAGTGGAACTGGTCAAGGGAGCGAAGCAAGTCGAAGTGTCGGAAAAGGACGGCGTGTGGACTGTACAGAATGGTGTCCTGGCTTATAAGGCATCTTCTGCTTATTTCCCAGGCATTTTCTCCTTGGTTGTGGATGGACGGGAGTTCCTTCACCACCAATATCCTCAAGCCGAGCCGAAGTCCTGGTGGAATCCATGGGGAGGGGGACTGCGCTACAGCCTGCGCGGTGTCAATCCTTTCTCAATATTAAAGGAAGAGACAAGGGTCACGCAGGTGAAGAGGGCAGACCAGGAGGGATCCATTTGGGAAGGGATCTGTTTAAGCACTACGTTCCAGGTGCATAAGGAGCGAAAGGGCACCACCCTTCATCAATATATGCTGACACTGCCGGAAGTCCCGGTGGTAGCCGCCTACGCCGATATAGAACAAGACTCTGGTCGGACATTTACGGAAGATGAGCTGACAATGGAATCCTTTTGGAAACCATCGGACAACCTGGACTCCTGTTATGCTGTCATAGATACGAATGGTCCGCCGCAGACCTTTTATGCAGGCGTCGAGGAATTCGATCTCTCTGTATCCGATATTGCACGGATCGGTTCGAAAGATACTGGAAATTCGATGACGATGGTTATACCGGAAGATGCGTCAGGGGCGGATATTTATATGAATAAAGAGGTGCTTCTATTAGCAGCGAAAAGGAGCTGGAGGGCGGCGGATAAGGGCAGGGTGACCACCGATCCTTCTGTGCTTATGTTTGGGGAGATAGCAGCGAAAGATCGTTCCTCGTTTCCGAAAATAGCGTTCAGGGACAATGCCGATGCAGATTATTGA
- a CDS encoding amidohydrolase family protein, with product MQIIDAHIHFSAIRSFEQTAKELSHVDYSGLGLQKEMAEADALYAIGMGVTESESGGFPDHRTKTPMSLDLEPVLPPNVLECPGINPYHLDASALDQLEQRLKEPRVVGIKIYLGYYPFYAYDAVYQPVYDLAAAYDVPVVFHTGDTYSERGLLKYSHPLTLDETAVQRRDVQFMMAHLGDPWVLTGAELVYKNPNLYADLSGWVVGTKAVLAGKQVDNYFDHVRHALTYCGHYEKLLFGSDWPLAPMKPYAEFIGSFLPSAHVENVFYNNAMRLFPKLNGQF from the coding sequence ATGCAGATTATTGATGCGCATATCCACTTTTCAGCGATCCGGAGCTTTGAACAAACGGCAAAAGAGCTTTCCCATGTCGATTATTCCGGTCTCGGCCTACAGAAAGAGATGGCAGAAGCCGATGCTCTCTATGCGATAGGTATGGGGGTGACGGAATCAGAATCCGGTGGGTTTCCCGATCACAGGACAAAGACGCCGATGTCATTGGATTTGGAACCAGTGCTTCCTCCGAATGTTTTGGAGTGTCCAGGGATAAATCCTTATCATCTCGATGCGTCCGCTCTTGACCAGTTGGAACAACGTTTGAAAGAACCACGCGTGGTTGGCATAAAAATCTATTTGGGCTATTATCCTTTCTATGCATACGACGCTGTCTATCAACCTGTGTATGACCTGGCCGCGGCTTATGATGTTCCGGTAGTTTTTCATACAGGAGATACGTATTCAGAGAGAGGATTATTAAAATACTCACACCCGCTGACTCTTGATGAAACGGCCGTGCAGAGAAGAGATGTCCAGTTCATGATGGCTCACCTTGGTGATCCGTGGGTACTGACCGGGGCAGAACTGGTTTATAAGAATCCGAATTTGTATGCGGATTTGTCGGGCTGGGTGGTAGGCACGAAAGCGGTACTTGCAGGGAAACAGGTAGATAATTATTTCGACCACGTCCGTCACGCCCTTACGTACTGTGGTCATTATGAGAAACTGTTGTTCGGATCGGATTGGCCGCTCGCTCCGATGAAGCCGTACGCAGAATTCATCGGTTCCTTTCTTCCTTCTGCTCATGTAGAAAACGTCTTTTATAATAATGCCATGCGTTTATTTCCTAAATTAAACGGGCAGTTTTGA